A genomic segment from Limibacillus halophilus encodes:
- a CDS encoding sulfotransferase produces the protein MGATGEACISDVGIRHNLPDRQTAQQCVIVLGPGRSGTSMMSAILGQLGYNMGRRLDPANHEDQDFLEASRPISVLRKKAHPERAQRLETIRQLVRRRDREHEHWGWKDPMSAFYLDAVLPEIGNPLIIALFRDVVATTVSRYKLSRTGLGGGSRRDMPSMDTVLGKVLAYQQRMINLLVDVPHPQYWVSYEKATRNREIFIDDLQVFLGRPISTAQRKAISGLIAPGNRHALS, from the coding sequence ATGGGCGCGACTGGGGAAGCCTGCATTTCAGACGTCGGCATCCGGCACAACCTGCCGGACCGGCAAACGGCACAGCAGTGCGTGATCGTGCTAGGTCCTGGACGCAGCGGCACGTCGATGATGTCCGCGATCCTCGGTCAACTCGGCTACAATATGGGCCGCCGCCTCGATCCGGCAAACCACGAGGACCAGGATTTCCTGGAGGCTTCGCGCCCCATCTCCGTTTTACGTAAGAAGGCCCATCCCGAGCGGGCCCAAAGGCTGGAGACGATACGCCAGCTTGTTCGGCGACGTGACCGCGAGCACGAACACTGGGGATGGAAAGATCCCATGTCCGCCTTTTACCTTGATGCGGTTTTGCCGGAAATTGGGAACCCGCTGATTATTGCCCTCTTTCGCGACGTAGTGGCAACGACGGTAAGCCGTTACAAACTATCAAGAACCGGACTGGGTGGCGGTTCCAGGCGCGACATGCCGTCAATGGACACCGTGCTGGGCAAGGTGCTCGCCTATCAGCAGCGTATGATCAACCTTCTGGTTGACGTGCCTCATCCGCAATACTGGGTGAGCTACGAGAAGGCGACGCGCAACCGCGAGATTTTTATCGACGACCTGCAGGTCTTTTTGGGGCGCCCTATAAGCACGGCACAACGCAAAGCGATTTCAGGCCTGATCGCGCCGGGCAATCGACACGCCTTGTCGTGA
- a CDS encoding glutathione S-transferase N-terminal domain-containing protein, giving the protein MIDLYTWPTPNGHKVHIMLEETGLPYKVHPIDIGAGAQFDPEFLKISPNNKMPAMVDPQGPDGLPISLFESGAMLIYLADKSGQFLSHEPRKRYEALSWLMFQMGGVGPMLGQAHHFLQYAPEDLPYAKQRYANEANRLYGVMDRRLAEAPYIAGAEYSIADIAIWPWTRFPERQNVDRNDYPNFRRWFDEIAERPAVQRGVQVLSESRREGFDDKARQNLFGAAQYQRR; this is encoded by the coding sequence ATGATCGATCTCTACACTTGGCCGACTCCCAACGGCCATAAAGTGCACATTATGCTCGAGGAAACGGGGCTGCCCTACAAGGTCCACCCGATCGACATCGGCGCGGGCGCCCAGTTCGATCCCGAGTTCTTGAAAATTAGCCCGAACAACAAGATGCCGGCGATGGTGGATCCGCAAGGGCCCGATGGCCTTCCGATCAGCCTGTTTGAATCGGGAGCCATGCTCATTTATCTAGCCGATAAGTCTGGGCAGTTTCTCTCCCATGAGCCCCGTAAGCGCTATGAAGCACTTAGCTGGTTGATGTTCCAAATGGGTGGTGTTGGTCCGATGTTGGGCCAAGCGCACCACTTCCTCCAATATGCCCCGGAAGACTTGCCGTACGCCAAGCAGCGCTATGCCAACGAGGCTAATCGTCTCTACGGCGTGATGGATCGTCGTTTGGCTGAAGCCCCCTACATAGCGGGTGCCGAGTACAGCATAGCCGATATCGCGATTTGGCCCTGGACGCGTTTCCCCGAGCGCCAGAACGTCGATCGCAATGATTACCCGAATTTCCGTCGTTGGTTCGACGAGATTGCCGAACGGCCCGCCGTACAGCGCGGCGTGCAAGTGCTGTCCGAAAGCCGTCGGGAAGGGTTTGACGACAAGGCGCGTCAAAACCTGTTTGGGGCTGCACAGTACCAACGCCGTTAG
- a CDS encoding DMT family transporter yields MSDHTKGYLLGVLAVIAFSITLPVTRHAVQWMDPFFIGPGRATLAALPAGLLLLLTRQRWPRGRQWPLLVVTSLGVVVGFPYLSAWAMERVPSAHGGVVLGILPLATAVFGALFARERPSFGFWFFALLGSILVVFFSLKEGGWNFQWADLALLGCVVSASVGYTLGAQLSRTMGGWQVISWSLVIALPVMAPLVGIQSGWRLPQAPLSAWASFFYVTFISQFLTFFIWYRALALGGIGRVGQIQLLQAFFTLFFAWLFLGERIGLDVIGFALAVVVCVYAGKKMPVREEKAVSHDLLEVSGGHDAKEKA; encoded by the coding sequence ATGTCGGACCATACCAAGGGGTACTTGCTGGGTGTTCTGGCGGTGATTGCCTTTAGCATCACGTTGCCGGTTACGCGCCACGCCGTGCAGTGGATGGATCCTTTTTTCATCGGCCCTGGCCGGGCGACTCTGGCGGCACTTCCGGCAGGCTTGCTTTTGCTGTTGACCCGGCAACGGTGGCCACGCGGGCGGCAGTGGCCCTTGCTTGTCGTGACGTCGCTCGGCGTCGTCGTTGGATTTCCTTACCTAAGCGCTTGGGCCATGGAGCGCGTACCCTCCGCTCATGGTGGCGTGGTGTTGGGCATCCTACCGCTGGCGACAGCGGTATTCGGCGCGCTTTTCGCGCGTGAGCGACCGTCTTTTGGCTTCTGGTTCTTCGCGTTGCTGGGCAGCATCCTGGTGGTGTTCTTTTCGCTCAAAGAGGGCGGTTGGAATTTCCAGTGGGCAGACCTGGCTCTGTTGGGTTGTGTGGTTTCCGCCAGCGTCGGCTATACGCTTGGTGCCCAGTTGTCCCGTACCATGGGCGGATGGCAGGTCATTTCCTGGTCGCTGGTCATTGCTCTGCCGGTGATGGCGCCCCTGGTCGGCATTCAGAGTGGTTGGCGCTTACCGCAAGCGCCTTTGAGTGCCTGGGCCAGCTTCTTCTACGTGACATTTATCAGCCAGTTCCTGACGTTCTTCATTTGGTATCGGGCGCTGGCCTTGGGTGGGATTGGCCGCGTCGGCCAGATTCAACTGTTGCAGGCGTTCTTCACGTTATTCTTTGCCTGGCTGTTCCTGGGCGAGCGGATTGGCCTCGATGTCATTGGTTTTGCCCTTGCCGTTGTCGTCTGTGTTTATGCCGGCAAGAAAATGCCGGTGCGCGAAGAAAAGGCCGTCTCGCACGATCTTTTAGAAGTCTCAGGCGGGCACGACGCAAAAGAGAAGGCGTGA
- a CDS encoding DMT family transporter produces MAAEVAPTGAVEPGPQVGRENPWSAVLWMVGALLSFSAMAIAGREISKELTTSQLMFYRSIIGFAMILIVALGTRRGLAQFRTRHLKTHLLRNLLHFVGQYGWFFAIVYIPLAEVFAIEFTSPLWVAILAPFVLGERFSALRGVGIVVGFAGILVITRPGLESVNQGTIAMVIGAIGFAASTLATKKLSGSETALTILFYMALIQAPIGLVLSLDGFAFPSTLVWAWLVVVTFFGLSAHFCLTRAYRLAEVTFVAPMDYLRLPLIALVGMLLYGEPVEIWLLIGGVLILAGNYLNLRARRNGR; encoded by the coding sequence ATGGCCGCGGAGGTCGCGCCGACAGGGGCGGTCGAGCCAGGACCGCAGGTGGGGCGTGAAAACCCCTGGTCCGCCGTCCTTTGGATGGTGGGTGCGTTGCTGTCCTTTTCGGCCATGGCCATTGCTGGTCGGGAGATATCCAAGGAGCTGACCACGAGCCAGCTCATGTTTTATCGCTCGATCATCGGCTTTGCGATGATTCTGATCGTCGCTCTGGGCACCCGGCGCGGGCTTGCGCAGTTCAGGACGCGTCATCTAAAGACTCACCTTCTGCGCAACCTACTGCACTTCGTCGGGCAGTACGGCTGGTTTTTCGCGATTGTTTATATTCCGCTCGCGGAAGTCTTCGCCATCGAGTTCACCTCTCCACTGTGGGTCGCTATTTTGGCGCCCTTCGTGTTGGGGGAGCGGTTTTCGGCGCTCCGTGGGGTTGGAATTGTTGTGGGATTCGCGGGCATCCTGGTTATCACTCGACCGGGGTTGGAGTCCGTCAATCAGGGAACAATTGCCATGGTGATCGGCGCCATAGGCTTTGCCGCCTCGACTCTCGCCACCAAGAAGCTCTCTGGGTCCGAGACAGCACTGACGATCCTGTTCTATATGGCTTTGATCCAGGCGCCCATTGGCCTGGTGTTGTCGCTGGATGGTTTTGCGTTCCCGAGCACGCTGGTTTGGGCTTGGTTGGTCGTCGTGACTTTCTTCGGCCTTTCAGCCCATTTTTGCCTCACCCGCGCCTATCGACTTGCGGAAGTCACCTTCGTGGCGCCCATGGATTATCTGCGCCTGCCGTTAATCGCTCTGGTGGGAATGCTGCTGTACGGTGAGCCGGTCGAAATCTGGCTGCTGATCGGCGGCGTGTTGATCCTGGCGGGCAATTATCTCAACCTCCGGGCACGGCGGAACGGGCGATAG
- the gatB gene encoding Asp-tRNA(Asn)/Glu-tRNA(Gln) amidotransferase subunit GatB translates to MATIEGRTGPWEMVIGLEVHAQVISNSKLFSGAPTSFGADPNSQVSMVDAAMPGMLPVLNRMCVEQAVRTGLGLKAQINLVSIFERKNYFYADLPQGYQISQYLQPIVGEGTILLDLADGSTKEVGIERLHLEQDAGKSLHDQHPRKTYVDLNRSGVALMEIVSKPDMRSPEEVGAYLHKLRSILRYLGTCDGNMDEGSMRCDVNVSMRRPGEPYGTRCEIKNVNSIRYVQQAIDYEARRQVEILEDGGEIRQETRLFDARKGETRSMRSKEEAHDYRYFPDPDLLPLVLEEDWIAEIKATLPELPDEKKARFMADYGLSSYDAGVLVVERATADFFEAVAKGRDAKLAANWVMGEFFGALNRTSGATLASAPVGAEGLGNLLDLIADGTVSGRIAKEVFEEMWDSGKSAANIVEEKGLKQISDTGALEAIVEGLIAENPEQVQQIRDGNPKVVGWFVGQVMKATQGKANPGLVNQILRQKLEL, encoded by the coding sequence ATGGCGACGATCGAAGGCCGCACCGGCCCCTGGGAGATGGTGATCGGGCTGGAAGTTCATGCTCAGGTCATCTCCAACTCGAAGCTTTTCTCCGGCGCGCCAACCAGCTTCGGTGCTGATCCCAACAGCCAGGTATCCATGGTCGATGCGGCTATGCCCGGTATGCTGCCCGTGCTGAACCGCATGTGCGTCGAGCAGGCGGTACGCACCGGTTTGGGACTAAAGGCGCAGATCAATTTAGTTAGCATTTTCGAACGTAAGAATTACTTCTACGCCGATCTGCCGCAGGGCTATCAGATTTCCCAGTACCTGCAGCCCATTGTGGGCGAGGGTACGATCCTTCTCGACCTTGCCGATGGCTCCACGAAGGAAGTCGGCATTGAGCGTTTGCATCTGGAACAGGACGCGGGCAAGTCGCTCCATGATCAGCATCCCCGCAAGACCTACGTGGATTTGAACCGCTCAGGTGTGGCGCTAATGGAGATTGTCTCCAAACCCGACATGCGCTCGCCGGAGGAGGTTGGCGCATATCTGCACAAACTGCGATCAATACTGCGGTATCTGGGGACCTGTGACGGCAATATGGACGAAGGTTCTATGCGCTGCGATGTCAACGTATCGATGCGGCGTCCAGGAGAGCCCTACGGGACGCGCTGCGAGATCAAAAACGTAAACTCGATCCGCTATGTCCAGCAGGCCATCGACTACGAGGCTCGCCGCCAGGTCGAAATTCTCGAAGACGGCGGTGAGATTAGGCAGGAAACCCGCCTGTTTGATGCTCGAAAGGGCGAAACGCGTTCCATGCGCTCCAAAGAGGAAGCGCATGATTATCGCTATTTCCCAGATCCCGATCTTCTGCCCTTGGTGCTGGAAGAAGACTGGATCGCTGAGATCAAAGCGACCCTGCCCGAATTGCCGGACGAGAAGAAGGCACGCTTCATGGCGGACTATGGCCTATCGTCCTATGACGCGGGCGTTCTCGTCGTCGAGCGGGCGACCGCTGATTTCTTTGAGGCGGTGGCCAAAGGCCGTGATGCCAAGCTGGCGGCAAACTGGGTCATGGGCGAGTTCTTCGGGGCGTTGAACCGCACCAGCGGCGCGACGCTAGCCAGTGCTCCGGTCGGCGCAGAGGGACTTGGCAATCTGCTCGACCTGATCGCCGATGGTACGGTTTCCGGCCGTATCGCCAAGGAGGTCTTCGAGGAGATGTGGGACAGCGGCAAGAGTGCGGCGAACATTGTCGAGGAAAAGGGCCTCAAGCAGATTTCCGACACCGGTGCATTGGAAGCCATCGTCGAAGGTTTAATCGCTGAGAACCCGGAACAGGTTCAGCAAATCAGGGACGGTAATCCCAAGGTGGTCGGCTGGTTCGTCGGCCAGGTCATGAAAGCAACGCAAGGCAAAGCTAATCCCGGTCTCGTAAATCAGATTCTGCGCCAGAAACTGGAATTATAG
- the gatA gene encoding Asp-tRNA(Asn)/Glu-tRNA(Gln) amidotransferase subunit GatA, whose translation MTELTHLTLAEARDLLAKGESSARELTAAHVKAIEGAGELNAFITQTPEKALTMADASDERRRKGDVGKMEGLPIAIKDLFCTQGVLTTAGSHILDGFKPTYESSVTANLWDAGAVMLGKLNLDEFAMGSANITSYYGNVRNPWTPEGAEKPLVPGGSSGGSAAAVAARIALAATGTDTGGSIRQPASLCGIVGLKPTYGRCSRWGTVAFASSLDQAGPMTRSVRDAAIMLGAMAGHDPKDSTSVNVPVPDYEAALTGDIRGLRIGVPAEYRMEGMPEEIERLWQEGITWLKAAGAEIVDISLPHTKYALPTYYIVAPAEASSNLARYDGVRYGLRVEGESLDEMYENTRGEGFGAEVKRRVLIGTYVLSAGYYDAYYNKARQVRTLILRDFQDAYQKVDAILTPTAPSAAFAVGENMDDPVQMYLNDIFTVPVNLAGLPGISVPAGLSAGGLPLGLQIIGRAFDEETLLRVAGVLEEAAGFDALPPFCGKGA comes from the coding sequence ATGACTGAACTGACGCATCTGACGCTGGCCGAAGCCCGCGATCTTCTGGCCAAGGGCGAATCGAGCGCGCGCGAACTGACCGCGGCTCACGTAAAGGCAATCGAGGGGGCAGGAGAGCTCAACGCCTTCATCACCCAGACGCCCGAGAAGGCGCTGACGATGGCTGACGCTTCCGACGAACGCCGCCGCAAAGGCGACGTGGGGAAGATGGAAGGCCTGCCCATTGCCATCAAGGACCTGTTCTGCACGCAAGGTGTCCTGACGACCGCTGGGTCCCATATCCTTGACGGCTTCAAGCCGACCTATGAGTCGAGCGTTACCGCCAACCTCTGGGATGCTGGCGCCGTGATGCTGGGCAAGCTCAATCTGGACGAATTCGCCATGGGTTCGGCCAACATTACCAGCTACTACGGTAACGTCCGAAACCCATGGACGCCGGAAGGGGCGGAGAAGCCTCTGGTGCCCGGAGGCTCTTCAGGCGGTTCGGCGGCTGCCGTGGCGGCCCGTATCGCCCTGGCGGCGACGGGAACCGATACCGGCGGTTCAATCCGTCAGCCGGCGTCGCTATGTGGAATTGTTGGGTTGAAGCCGACCTACGGGCGCTGCTCGCGCTGGGGGACGGTGGCCTTTGCGTCTTCTCTGGACCAGGCCGGACCCATGACCCGCAGCGTTCGCGACGCGGCCATCATGCTGGGGGCCATGGCAGGGCATGATCCCAAGGATTCAACTTCGGTCAATGTGCCCGTTCCGGACTATGAGGCGGCCTTGACCGGTGATATCCGGGGCTTGCGAATTGGTGTCCCCGCCGAGTATCGCATGGAGGGAATGCCGGAAGAAATCGAGCGGCTCTGGCAGGAAGGCATTACTTGGTTGAAGGCTGCCGGTGCCGAGATCGTCGATATCAGCCTGCCACACACAAAGTATGCATTGCCGACCTATTACATTGTTGCGCCCGCTGAGGCTTCTTCAAATCTGGCGCGTTATGACGGTGTGCGATACGGCTTGAGGGTCGAAGGCGAAAGCCTGGATGAGATGTACGAGAACACGCGCGGCGAAGGCTTTGGTGCCGAGGTCAAGCGGCGGGTGCTTATCGGCACCTACGTACTGTCGGCGGGCTACTACGATGCCTATTACAACAAAGCGCGGCAGGTGCGCACGCTGATCCTCCGGGATTTCCAGGATGCCTATCAGAAAGTCGATGCAATTCTTACACCGACCGCGCCCAGCGCTGCCTTCGCCGTCGGTGAGAATATGGATGATCCCGTGCAAATGTACTTGAACGACATTTTCACGGTTCCGGTGAACCTGGCGGGGTTGCCGGGAATCTCGGTTCCCGCGGGCTTGTCGGCGGGCGGCTTGCCGCTTGGCCTGCAGATAATCGGCCGGGCATTCGATGAAGAGACACTGCTGCGCGTAGCAGGCGTGTTGGAAGAGGCGGCGGGCTTCGATGCGCTGCCACCGTTCTGCGGGAAGGGAGCGTAA
- the gatC gene encoding Asp-tRNA(Asn)/Glu-tRNA(Gln) amidotransferase subunit GatC, producing MTVDKDTVTQIARLARIRVDETGREALASELNQILDWVEQLGALNTEGVAPMTSVVETRPPLRDDVISDGGLGDKVIANAPEATGNFFAVPKVVE from the coding sequence ATGACGGTCGACAAAGACACCGTCACGCAGATCGCGAGATTGGCTCGTATCCGCGTGGATGAGACGGGAAGAGAAGCTTTGGCAAGCGAACTCAACCAGATTTTGGATTGGGTGGAGCAGCTGGGTGCTTTGAACACCGAGGGGGTTGCTCCCATGACCTCCGTCGTCGAGACCCGGCCGCCGCTCCGCGATGACGTTATCAGCGATGGCGGACTGGGTGACAAAGTCATAGCCAACGCCCCTGAGGCTACCGGCAACTTCTTTGCCGTTCCCAAGGTCGTGGAGTAA
- the ruvX gene encoding Holliday junction resolvase RuvX — MKADILDLHELPKRLKPRQRVLGLDLGEKTIGLAISDSGLSLASPLETIRRSKFTKDAAALGALIQERNVGALVIGLPVNMDGSEGPRCQSVRTFAENLASIANVMLPAAFWDERLSTSAVQRFLIDEADMTRQRRGEVVDKMAAAYILQGALDRLSNPV; from the coding sequence ATGAAAGCCGACATTCTTGACCTACACGAACTGCCTAAGCGCCTGAAACCGCGCCAGAGAGTCCTGGGATTGGACCTGGGTGAAAAAACCATCGGGCTGGCAATTTCCGACTCCGGCTTATCGCTTGCCTCGCCGCTGGAAACCATCCGCCGCAGCAAGTTCACCAAGGATGCTGCGGCGCTTGGCGCGCTCATTCAAGAACGTAATGTCGGCGCCCTCGTTATCGGCCTGCCCGTCAACATGGACGGCAGCGAAGGCCCGCGCTGTCAATCTGTCCGCACCTTTGCGGAGAACCTTGCCTCCATCGCAAACGTCATGCTGCCAGCAGCCTTTTGGGACGAGCGGTTGTCGACCTCGGCGGTCCAGCGCTTCCTGATCGACGAGGCCGACATGACGCGCCAGCGCCGTGGCGAGGTGGTGGACAAGATGGCCGCCGCCTACATTCTCCAGGGCGCGCTGGACCGCTTATCTAACCCCGTCTGA
- a CDS encoding c-type cytochrome, which translates to MWRLVIARAFPAFILSFISLATVVQAQTPFERGRYLVEGVVACGNCHTQQGPAGPVEGMALAGGLDVSGPWGKVISPNITPDPETGIGTWSADEIKRAIRDGLRPDGSLIGPPMPFHFYRSIADEDLDAIVTYLQSVPAIRNETPAPEFAMPLPASYGPPVVSVAKVSRDDLVAYGEYLAGPLGHCMECHSSLDANGMPDPENGLGGGGIPFEGPWGISYAANLTPTGLSGYSDTEIKTIIRTGVRPDGSHLLPPMGVYYYNSVSEEDMNAIVAYLRSLPPK; encoded by the coding sequence ATGTGGCGTTTGGTAATTGCGCGGGCGTTCCCCGCATTCATTCTCAGTTTCATTTCATTGGCTACGGTTGTTCAAGCACAAACCCCTTTTGAGCGAGGGCGCTATCTTGTCGAAGGAGTTGTGGCCTGCGGGAACTGCCACACGCAGCAAGGCCCTGCCGGACCTGTTGAAGGGATGGCTTTGGCTGGGGGGTTGGACGTTTCGGGACCTTGGGGAAAGGTGATCAGCCCGAACATTACGCCGGACCCGGAGACCGGCATTGGCACCTGGAGCGCGGACGAAATCAAACGAGCGATTCGTGATGGCCTGAGGCCCGATGGGTCGCTGATCGGCCCGCCGATGCCCTTTCATTTTTACCGTAGCATCGCCGATGAAGATCTGGACGCAATCGTGACCTACCTTCAGAGCGTTCCGGCGATCCGCAACGAAACGCCGGCGCCGGAGTTCGCCATGCCACTGCCGGCCAGCTATGGCCCACCGGTCGTCTCGGTCGCGAAAGTCAGCCGGGATGATCTGGTTGCTTACGGCGAGTATCTTGCCGGACCTTTGGGGCACTGCATGGAATGCCATTCTTCATTGGATGCGAACGGCATGCCGGATCCGGAAAATGGCCTTGGTGGAGGCGGCATACCTTTCGAGGGGCCTTGGGGTATCAGTTATGCCGCCAACCTGACGCCAACAGGTTTGTCGGGCTATAGCGATACGGAGATCAAGACAATCATAAGGACAGGTGTGCGCCCTGATGGATCCCACTTGTTGCCGCCGATGGGCGTCTACTACTACAACAGCGTCTCGGAGGAAGATATGAACGCCATTGTCGCTTACCTCAGGAGCCTGCCGCCCAAATAA
- a CDS encoding pirin family protein — MSWQPADKADCDSCEGCVGLEIKPRSRDLGGFSVRRILPVAECRAVGPFVFFDEMGPADFAPGTGIDVRPHPHIGLSTITYLFQGEILHRDSLGYVQPIRPGAVNWMTAGRGIVHSERTAPEVRAADATLHGIQAWIALPTDKEEVEPSFQHCSEAELPTIELDGVRLRLLAGRAYGQTAPVAVQSSLFYLDANLDAGARLALPSAYEARAIYPISGEGNLDGRPLAPGVMSVLRPGGAPVLQAESPMRVMLLGGEPFPEERFIWWNFVSSRKERIERAKADWKEGRFDAVPDDDEFIPLPE, encoded by the coding sequence ATGAGCTGGCAACCGGCGGATAAAGCAGACTGCGATAGCTGCGAGGGCTGCGTAGGATTGGAGATCAAGCCCAGGTCACGTGATCTGGGTGGATTCTCGGTTCGGCGGATTCTGCCGGTCGCGGAATGTCGCGCCGTTGGCCCTTTCGTGTTTTTCGATGAGATGGGCCCTGCGGATTTCGCACCAGGGACGGGGATCGACGTGCGGCCACACCCGCATATCGGTCTGTCCACCATTACCTATTTGTTCCAGGGCGAAATTCTGCACCGCGACAGTTTGGGGTATGTTCAGCCCATTCGGCCCGGCGCAGTCAACTGGATGACAGCGGGCCGAGGGATCGTGCATTCCGAGCGCACCGCCCCGGAGGTTCGTGCGGCCGATGCCACACTGCACGGCATCCAGGCTTGGATCGCTTTGCCGACGGATAAAGAGGAAGTCGAGCCCTCGTTTCAGCATTGCAGCGAGGCTGAACTGCCGACTATAGAGCTGGACGGCGTCCGTTTGCGACTGTTGGCCGGTAGGGCCTATGGTCAGACAGCACCAGTCGCCGTTCAATCGTCGCTTTTTTATCTCGATGCCAACCTGGATGCTGGTGCGCGCCTTGCGCTTCCAAGCGCATACGAGGCACGGGCGATTTATCCAATTTCGGGTGAGGGGAATCTTGACGGCCGGCCACTGGCGCCGGGCGTCATGTCCGTCCTGCGTCCCGGCGGCGCGCCGGTGCTTCAGGCTGAGAGCCCGATGCGCGTCATGCTTCTGGGCGGTGAGCCTTTTCCGGAGGAACGTTTCATCTGGTGGAATTTTGTTTCCTCCCGAAAGGAGCGGATTGAGCGGGCGAAGGCTGATTGGAAGGAGGGGCGTTTCGACGCGGTGCCCGATGACGATGAATTTATCCCTCTGCCAGAATAA
- a CDS encoding peptide ABC transporter substrate-binding protein, with translation MSLHNRQRLGWLGLLPLLAVMGIVLLAASPAAQARTLRIGISQFPSTLHPLIDSMLAKSYVLGLARRPLTSYDENWELACLVCTEVPTLENGLAVRETTASGEEGIAVTYEIVEGAAWGDGTPVTSEDVVFTWQVGRNPQSGVASLEGFRRILDVEVLSARRFVLHVDRVTFDYNAANGLELLPAHIERPLFEANPAEYRNRTAYDSDSTNPGLYFGPYRISEVVKGSHVVLVLNETWWGEKPAFERIIVRTIENTAALEANLLSGEIDMIAGELGLTIDQGLAFAERHGDTFQVFFKPGLIYEHLDLMLENPILADRKVRKALILSADRQAISEQLFQGRQPVALTNVSPLDWVFSDQVARYPYDPKAAAALLDEAGWDRMQGGVRHNAKGEPLRLELMTTAGDRTRELVEQVLQAGWRQVGIDLRIRNEPARVFFGETVSKRKFTGLALFAWLSAPESVPRTTLHSEEVPSEANNWSGQNYTGYNNPEVDRLLDAIERELDRERRADLWLKLQQIYAEDLPVLPLYWRAATYVLPKEMQGVVPTGHLSPTTYWVENWRWND, from the coding sequence GTGAGTTTGCACAACCGCCAGCGACTTGGATGGCTTGGACTTTTACCGCTATTGGCGGTTATGGGGATCGTGCTCTTGGCCGCGAGCCCGGCGGCCCAGGCGCGCACCCTGCGTATTGGCATCTCGCAGTTTCCTTCGACGTTGCATCCTTTGATCGATTCCATGTTGGCCAAGAGCTACGTGTTGGGTTTGGCACGCCGGCCTTTGACCAGCTACGACGAGAATTGGGAATTAGCCTGCCTGGTCTGTACCGAGGTGCCGACGCTGGAAAATGGATTGGCAGTCCGCGAAACCACGGCATCCGGTGAAGAGGGAATTGCCGTTACCTATGAGATTGTCGAGGGAGCGGCGTGGGGGGACGGTACGCCGGTAACCAGCGAGGACGTTGTTTTCACCTGGCAGGTTGGCAGGAATCCGCAAAGCGGTGTGGCAAGCCTGGAGGGGTTTCGTCGAATTCTGGATGTTGAGGTGTTGAGCGCCCGCCGTTTCGTGCTGCACGTTGACCGCGTGACGTTTGACTACAACGCGGCGAACGGACTTGAACTTCTCCCGGCTCACATCGAGCGGCCGCTGTTTGAAGCCAATCCGGCGGAGTATCGGAACCGAACTGCCTATGACAGCGATTCGACCAATCCGGGACTCTATTTCGGGCCTTACCGTATTTCCGAGGTGGTCAAGGGCTCCCACGTTGTTCTGGTGCTTAACGAAACCTGGTGGGGTGAAAAGCCGGCATTCGAGCGGATCATCGTGCGGACCATCGAGAACACCGCCGCTCTGGAAGCCAATCTCCTGTCCGGCGAGATCGATATGATCGCGGGCGAGCTTGGCTTGACGATTGATCAAGGGCTTGCCTTCGCAGAGCGCCATGGCGACACGTTTCAGGTCTTCTTTAAGCCCGGTTTAATCTACGAGCACCTCGACCTGATGCTGGAGAACCCGATCCTGGCAGACCGCAAGGTCCGCAAAGCGCTCATTCTCTCAGCCGACCGGCAGGCGATCAGCGAGCAGTTGTTCCAGGGTCGTCAACCGGTCGCCCTCACCAACGTTTCGCCGCTGGACTGGGTCTTCAGCGACCAAGTAGCGCGCTACCCCTATGATCCGAAAGCGGCGGCGGCACTGCTCGACGAAGCCGGTTGGGACCGGATGCAAGGCGGTGTAAGGCACAATGCCAAAGGCGAGCCTCTTCGGTTGGAACTGATGACCACCGCAGGCGACCGGACACGCGAACTCGTGGAGCAGGTGCTGCAAGCCGGTTGGCGGCAAGTAGGAATTGACCTGCGCATCCGTAACGAACCGGCACGAGTGTTCTTCGGCGAGACGGTCTCAAAGCGTAAGTTTACCGGACTGGCACTCTTTGCTTGGTTATCGGCACCTGAAAGCGTGCCGCGCACGACGTTGCACAGCGAGGAAGTGCCCAGCGAAGCCAATAACTGGTCGGGGCAGAATTACACCGGCTACAACAATCCCGAAGTCGATCGGTTGCTCGATGCGATTGAGCGGGAGTTGGACAGGGAGCGGCGCGCGGATTTATGGCTCAAGCTACAGCAAATTTACGCCGAGGATCTGCCGGTATTACCGCTTTACTGGCGGGCGGCAACCTATGTTCTGCCCAAGGAGATGCAGGGTGTCGTCCCAACGGGGCATCTCTCGCCCACGACCTACTGGGTCGAAAACTGGCGATGGAACGATTAG